One genomic window of Phoenix dactylifera cultivar Barhee BC4 chromosome 6, palm_55x_up_171113_PBpolish2nd_filt_p, whole genome shotgun sequence includes the following:
- the LOC120111217 gene encoding sphinganine C4-monooxygenase 2-like, with protein sequence MDYVPSDEVLGIFVPIAVYWIYSGIYMILGSLEKYRLHSKKDEDTKNLVSKREVVKGVLLQQLLQAAIAFLVFRLSRDDSTTTSDVRTPITVIVKQFFIGMFVIDTWQYFWHRYMHLNKFLYRHIHSWHHRLVVPYAFGSQYNHPLEGLILDTLGGALAFVVSGMTPRTSIFFFSFSTMKGIDDHCGLCLPGNIFHMFFWNNTAYHDVHHQFYGNKYNFSQPFFITWDKILGTHMPYTLEKRAGGGLEARPTKR encoded by the exons ATGGATTATGTTCCTTCTGACGAGGTTTTGGGCATTTTTGTGCCCATTGCCGTCTACTGGATCTATTCGGGTATATATATGATTCTTGGCTCCCTCGAGAAGTACCGGTTGCACTCGAAGAAAGATGAAGACACCAAGAACTTGGTCTCAAAGCGTGAGGTTGTTAAAGGGGTTCTTCTTCAACAGCTGCTGCAGGCTGCCATTGCATTCCTTGTTTTTAGG CTAAGCAGAGATGATAGCACGACCACCTCAGATGTTCGAACTCCGATCACTGTGATTGTGAAACAGTTCTTCATCGGCATGTTTGTTATCGATACATGGCAATACTTCTGGCACAGGTACATGCACCTCAACAAGTTCTTGTACCGCCACATCCACTCTTGGCACCACCGGCTCGTCGTCCCCTACGCCTTCGGGAGCCAGTATAACCATCCATTGGAGGGGCTCATCTTGGACACTCTCGGCGGAGCCCTGGCGTTCGTCGTATCGGGCATGACACCTCGAacatctatcttcttcttctccttctccaccaTGAAAGGTATCGATGATCATTGCGGTCTGTGTCTTCCTGGGAACATCTTCCACATGTTCTTCTGGAATAACACAGCATACCATGATGTCCACCACCAGTTCTATGGCAACAAGTACAACTTCTCGCAGCCATTCTTCATCACATGGGATAAAATTCTGGGAACTCACATGCCTTACACCCTGGAGAAGAGAGCTGGTGGAGGCCTGGAAGCAAGGCCAACTAAACGCTAG